In bacterium, the genomic window TCCGCGCCGCCGAGGTCGTGGCAAAGAGCCGTGCAACCGTGCTTCTGCGCGGCGAGTCGGGCACCGGCAAGGAACTGGTCGCCAAGGCGGTCCACCACCTCAGCCCGCGGGGTGGAGGCCCGTACGTGCGCTTCAACTGCGCCGCGGTGCCCGAGGGGCTCCTCGAGAGCGAGCTGTTCGGCCACGAGAAGGGTGCTTTCACGGGGGCGATCGGGGCGAAGAAGGGGCGCTTTGAGCTTGCCGACGGCGGCACGATCTTCCTCGACGAGATCGGGGACCTGCCGCTGCCGCTCCAGCCGAAGATCCTGCGGGTGCTCCAGGAGCAGGAGTTCGAGCGCCTCGGCAGCGAGCGCACGGTGCGCGTGGATGTGCGCGTCATCGCCGCGACGAGCCGGGACCTCGAGCGGCTGCTCGCGGCCGGCCAGTTCCGCGAGGACCTGTACTACCGTCTCAACGTGGTGCCGATCTTCATCCCGCCGCTGCGCGAGCGGCGCGAGGACGTGCCGGCGCTCGTCGACCACTTCGCGCGGCGCTTCGGCGAGGAGGCCGGGCGCGCCGTCCGCTTCACGCCGGCGGCGGTCGCCGCCCTCGCCGCGCACGAGTGGCCGGGCAACGTCCGCGAGCTGGAGAACACGATCGAACGAACGGTCGTGCTCTCGGCTCGCTCCCTGATCGACGCGGCCGATCTCAAGCTGCTCGCCACCGGGGCGCCCGCCGCGACGGCCACCACCACCGGGGGGGACGCAGGGCTGCCGGGGACCGTCCACGACATCGAGCTGCGCATGCTGCGCGAAGCGCTTGAAGCCACCCGCTGGCGCCAGGCGGCGGCCGCGCGCCGCCTCGGGATCACACCGCGGCAGATCGGCTACCGCATCCGCAAGTACGGTTTGCTGGGGCCCTCGTAACCACGCACGACTTTGTCCGCCCGCGACACGATTGTCGCACCTGCGCTTCGTTCGCAGCCCTGGTGCCGGCGGCAGACTGTGCTGTTTTCACAGAGCTTTTCCTGTCCGCCGATCCCTGGCACGCCCGTTGCTGTTACTCCGGACACGGGCCGGACATCAACCCCCGGCCGGGGAGGACACAACGATGAGACAGGTTGCGATCTACGGCAAGGGCGGCATCGGCAAGTCGACGACGACGCAGAACCTCGTGGCAGGGCTGGCGGAGGCGGGCAAGAAGGTCATGATCGTCGGCTGCGACCCGAAGGCGGACTCGACGCGCTTGATGCTCCACGCGAAGGCGCAGACGACGGTCATGGACCTGGCGCGCGAGCGCGGCAGCGTCGAGGACCTCGCGCTCGAGGACGTGCTCGCCCTCGGCTACCGGGGCGTCAAGTGCACCGAGAGCGGCGGCCCCGAGCCGGGCGTCGGCTGCGCGGGCCGCGGGGTCATCACGGCGATCAACTTCCTTGAGGAAAACGGGGCCTACACCGACGACCTGGACTTCGTCTTCTACGACGTGCTCGGCGACGTCGTGTGCGGCGGCTTCGCGATGCCGATCCGCGAAAAGAAGGCCCAGGAGATCTACATCGTGACCTCGGGCGAGATGATGGCGATGTACGCGGCGAACAACATCTGCAAGGGGATCGTCAAGTACGCGATGAGCGGCGGCGTGCGCCTCGGCGGCCTCATCTGCAACTCGCGCAAGGTCGACCAGGAGCTGGAGCTGATCACCGAGCTGGCGCGGAGGCTCGGGACGCAGATGATCCATTTCGTGCCGCGCGACAACGTGGTGCAGCGCGCGGAGCTCAAGCGGATGACGGTCATCGAGTACGAGCCGGAGGCGGCGCAGGCGGACGAGTACCGGACGCTGGCGCGCAAGGTCTCGGAGAACCGCAATTTCGTCATTCCGACGCCGCTGACGATGGACGAGCTCGAGGAACTGCTGATCACCTACGGCTTCCTGGAAGCCGAGCAGGCGAAGGCGTCGTGACGCGCCCACGAAGACCCCGTCTGCGGCGTTGGGCGGCGCCCTTCGTCACTGCGGCGTATGAACTATACGCCTCATTCCTCGGGGCTTGCCCGCCTTGCATCCGGGGCCTGCCCGGGCGCGTCACCGGTCGCCCGGCCCATGCCTTCCATGGACGAGGTGGATCACGAAGAGGGGAGATAGGAGCATGACCAGGGCCACGCATACCAAGGAAGCTGTTGTCGAGATCCTCGCCAGGTATCCGGAGAAGACGGCGAAGAAGCGCGCGGGGCACATCGCGGTCAAGGAGGCGCCCGCCGGTGAGGACGGCGGTGCCTGCTCGACCTGTGCGGTCAAGTCGAACGCCAAGTCCATCCCCGGCGTCATGACCGCGCGCGGCTGCGCGTACGCCGGCTCCAAGGGCGTCGTCTGGGGGCCGATCCGCGACATGGTCCACCTTTCGCACGGACCGGTCGGCTGCGGCTACTACTCCTGGAGCACGCGGCGCAACCTCGCGCAGGGGAAGCCCGGGGTGGACAACTTCGTCCCATTCCAGTTCACCTCCGACTATCAGGAGCGGGACATCGTCTACGGCGGCGCGCAGAAGCTCGAGCAGATCGGGCGTGAGGTGCGCCAGCTCTTTCCGCTGGCCAGGGGCCTGTCGATCCAGTCCGAGTGCCCGATCGGGCTCATCGGTGACGACATCGAGGCCGGCGCGAAGAAGATGCAGGCGGAGCTGGGCATCGACGTCGTCCCCGTGCGCTGCGAGGGCTTCCGCGGCGTCTCGCAGTCGCTCGGCCACCACATCGCCAACGACACCATCCGCGACCACGTCCTCGGCAAGGGCACGCTCGCCGATCCCGGCCCCTACGACGTGGCGATCATCGGCGACTACAACATCGGCGGCGACGCCTGGGCGAGCCGGAAGATCCTTGAGGAGATGGGCCTGCGCGTGGTGACGATGTGGTCGGGCGACGGCGAGCTCGAAACGATGAAGGTCACGCACCTGGCGAAGCTCACTCTCATCCACTGCTACCGCTCGATGAACTACATCGCGCGGCACATGGAGGAGGCCTACGGCATCCCCTGGATGGAGTACAACTTCTTCGGCCCGACGAAGATCGAGGCCAGCCTGCGGGCGATCGCGAGGCGTTTCGACGAGACGATCCAGACGAAGGCCGAGGAGGTCATCGCCAGGCACCGGCCGGCGATGGACGCCGTGATCGCCAAGTATCGCCCGCGCCTGGATGGCAAGACCGTGATGCTCTACGTTGGGGGCCTGCGCCCGCGGCACGTCATCGGCGCCTACGAGGATCTCGGGATGCAGGTCGTCGGTACCGGCTACGAGTTCGCCCACGCCGACGACTATCAGCGCACCTTCTCGCAGGTCAAGGATGGAACGGTCATCTACGACGACGTCACCGCCTATGAGCTCGAGGAGCTGGTCAAGCACCTGCGCCCCGACCTCGTCGGCTCGGGCATCAAGGAGAAGTACGTCTTCCAGAAGATGGGCGTCCCCTTCCGGCAGATGCACTCCTGGGACTACTCCGGCCCCTACCACGGCTACGAGGGCTTCCCGATCTTCGCACGCGACATGGACATGGCGGTCAATTCCCCGACCTGGAAGCTGGTGAAGGACCCCTTCGCGGCGTAGGACACTCCCTCCCCTGCGCCTCGAAAGCCCTCCCCCGGCGTGCCAGCCGCCGGGGGAGGGCGATGTGTTCTCACCGTTGTTCCCGGCGCTGTGCGCCCTTCATTCCCTCGCGCCCGCCGGCGACGTCCCGCCCGATTCAGGGTCATGCGCTGGCGAAGCGTGACACAATTGTCAGGCACCAACAGGGATGTCACACGCCGTTTCCTGCCGGGGAGAGCGTGCCGACGACCTAACTATGCCGCCGACAAGTGTTTCCCGCATTCTGAAACATTGGCACGCGCCGTGCAATTCCTTCGGACGACGGGACGGAATCCCGGGGAGGACGAACGAGATGGCCACCGCCGAGCAGACCGCCGCAACCGCGGCGTGGATCGACACGGTCGAGTACAAGGAGCTGAACTTCGCGCGCCAGGCGCTGGTCATCAACCCGACGAAGGCCTGCCAGCCGCTCGGCGCGTTCTTCGCCGCCGCGGGCTTCGAGCGCACGCTCCCCTACGAGCACGGCTCGCAGGGATGCACCGCGTACTTCCGCAACAACCTCTCGCGCCACTTCCGCGAACCGTTCCCCGCCGTCTCGGACTCGATGACCGAGGACGCGGCCGTCTTCGGCGGGCGCGCCAACATGATCGAGGGGCTGAAGAACGCCCACGACCTCTACCGCCCCGGCATGATCGCGATGTGCACCTCCTGCATGTCGGAGGTCATCGGCGATGACCTCAAGGCCTTCATCGACGGCGCGCGCGAGGCCGGCTCGATCCCGAAGGACTTTCCCGTCGCGGCGGCACATACGCCGAGCTTCGCCGGCTCGCACCTGACGGGCTACGACGCGATGCTGCTCGCGATCGTTGAGACACTCGCCGCCGGCCGTCACCGCCCCGAGGCGCGCACCGCGAAGGTGAACCTCATCCCCGGCTTCGACGCCCACGTGGAAAACATCCGCGAGTTGCGCCGCTACGCCGCGCTCATGGGGGCCGACGTCACGGTGCTCGCCGACAACAGCGAGACCTTCGACTCGCCGCTCACGGGCCGCTACGAGCTCTACCACGGGGGCACGACCCTCGAAGAGGCGGCGGAGTCGGTGAACGCCGCCGGGACGATCTCGCTCCAGGCCTACACCACGACCAAGACCATGGCGGCTTTCAAAGCCAAGTACGGGCAGAAGACGCGGGCCTTCAACTATCCGCTCGGGATCGGAGGCTTCGACGCCTTCCTCGCCGAGCTGTCGGCGATGACCGGCCTGCCGGTCCCCGCGAGCGTCCGAGCCGAGCGCGGCCGCGCCGTGGATGCCGCCACCGACGCGCACCCCTATTTCCACGGGCGGCGGCTGTCGCTCTTCGGCGACCCGGACCTCATGCTCGGCCTGACCGGCTTCCTCCTGGAGATGGGCGCCGAGCCGGTGCACATCGTCTCGACGAACGGGACATCCAAGTGGAAGAAGGAGATGGAGGCGCTGCTCGCTTCCTCGCCCTACGGCGCGTCCGGGCAGGTGCACCCGGGGCGCGACCTCTGGCACCTGCGCTCGCTGCTGGTGACCGAGCCGGTGGACCTGCTCATCGGCAACTCGCACGGCAAGTACGCGGCGCGCGACGCGAAGATCCCGCTCGTGCGCATCGGCTTCCCCATCGTGGATCGCGTCAACGCCCAGCGCTGCGCGACGCTCGGCTACCGGGGCGCCATCAACCTCATCACCTGGATCGCCAACGCGCTCATCGAGGAGCTCGACCGGACCTCGGACGACGCGCACTTCGAGCTGCTGAGGTAGGACCGTGTCGGCTCAGGTGTCTCGAAGCCCCCTTCATCCCCCTGCGCCACAGGGGGAAAGAGAGGGTGTGCTCGCACGGGCCGTTGCCCACGCCTGCCGGCCCAACCCCCTCGAGGGGGTCTGCCGGCAGCGCGGGGGCGAATCGTGCGCCTACGACGGAGCGATGATCGTCCTCGGGTGCATCGCGGACGCGGCGCATCTCGTCCACGGGCCGATCGCCTGCCTCGGCAACTCCTGGGAGTCGCGCGGCACCGTCACCCGCAGGGGCGAGCTGCACCGGCGCGCCTACACGACCGACCTCGACGAGCTGGACATCGTCTACGGCGCCGCGGACAAGCTGCGCCGGGCGATCCTCGCGGTGGCGGCCGACGCGAGCCCGCGGGCGATCTTCGTCTATGCGACCTGCGTCACGGGCATGACCGGCGAGGACGTCGGCGCCGCGTGCCGCGACGCCGAGGCGCAGCTTGGCCTCCCCGTGATCCCCGTGGAGGCTCCGGGCTTCGTCGGCCCGAAGAACCTCGGCAACCGCCTCGCCGGCGAGGTGCTGCTCGCGCGGGTGATCGGGACAGCCGAGCCCGCCGTCGTCGCACCGCTGGCCGTCAACATCATCGGCGAGTACAACATCGCCGGCGATCTCGACGCGATCGAGCCGCTGCTTGCGCGCGCCGGTCTCGCGGTGCACGCCCGGATCACCGGCAACGCCACCTTCGAGGAGATTCGCCGGGCGCATCGCGCTCGCCTCAACGTGCTCGTCTGCGGCCGCGCGCTCGTGAACGTCGCGCGCGGCATGGAGCGCCGCTGGAACGTGCCGTTCGTGGAGGGGTCGTTCTTCGGGATGACGGAAACCGCCTCCACCCTGCGCGCGATGGCCGCGGCACTTGCCGGTGAGGACTCCGGCCTGCCCGGCCGGGTAGACGCTGTGATCGCCGAGGAAGAGCGCCGCTGCGTCGAGGTCCTCGCGCCGTACGCCGGCCTCGCGGGCAGGCGCGCCGTCCTCTACAGCGGCGGCGTGAAGAGCTGGTCGCTGATCTCGGCGCTGCGCGACCTCGGGATCGAAACCGTCGCGGTCGTGACGAAGAAGGCCACCTTCGAGGACGAGCGGAAGATCCGCGCGCTCCTGGGCCCGGATGTGCCGCCCGTCGAGAACGCCACCCCGGCGCACCTGGGGCGCCTGTGCCGCGAGCGTGGCGCCGACGTGCTCATCGCCGGCGGCCGCAACCAGTACCTCGCGATCAAGGAGGGGCTCCCCTTCGTCGACGTGAACCAGGAGCGGCACGACGCGTACGCCGGCTACGACGGCCTCGTCGCGCTCGCGCGGCGCATCCATCAGGCGATCGAGTTCTTCCGGCGCCAGCGCGAGGGAGCGCCGCCGGCTGCGCCTCGCGTCGCGCCGGCCGTCCGGCGCGATCTGAGCGTCACCCCGCTCAGGCACTCCCCGGCGCTCGGCGCCGCGATGGCGCTCCAGGGGATCGACCGGGCCGCCGTCCTCCACCACGGCGCGCAGGGGTGCACCTTCCTCGCGAAGGTGCTCCTGACAAAGCACTTCCGCGAGCCGATCACGCTCGTCTCGACGAAGGTCTTCGCCGAGGACCTGGTGCTCGGCGGCCCAGACGCGGTCACCCGCACGGTTGGCGATCTTGTAGCGCGCCAGCGCCCCGACCTCGTCGCGGCGCTCACCTCGGGTCTTTCGGAGGTCCGGGGCGACGACCTCGGCCCCGCCCTGCGGCAGGTCGACGCATACGGGGCCGTGGTCCTGCCGGTCTCCACCCCGGATTACGCCGGGGGACTGGAGGAAGGGTACGCTGCGGCAGTCCGGGCCCTGCTCACGCTGGCCGAGCGGGGCCCCGAGTCGCGCCGTCGCGTGAATATCCTCGCCGGGCCGGGCCTGACGCCCGCCGACGCCCGTGAGGTGCGCCGGATCGTCGGCGCCTTCGGGCTCGAAGCCACCATCCTTCCCGACCTCGGCGCGCTCGACGGGAGCCGCGAGGGCTTCTCGCCGCTGACGTCCGGCGGCACCCGACGTGCCGAGGTTCGCGCGATGGGCTCGGCGGCCTGCACGATTGCGCTCGGGGCGTCGTTGGCGCCGGCCGCGGCGGACCTGGCGCGGACCTGCGGCGTGCCCGCCGTTTCCGTCCCCCTGCCGATCGGGCTGGACGCGACCGACCGCTTCGTGGCCGCGCTCTCGGCCCTCTGCGGGCAGGAGGTTCCGGAGCGGCTCCGGCGCGAGAGGCGCGTGCTTGTCGACGGGATGCGGGACGCGATGACCGTCTTCGGAGGGCTGCGCGCGGCGCTCGCCCTGGAGACGGACGCCGCCGTCGCGGTCGCCTCGCTCTTCTCCGAGATGGGCGCGACCGTCACGCAAGCCGTGGTCCCGACCGCGGGGGCCGGGACCTTGGCCATCCGCGCCGCGCGCGTCGACGTCGGCGACTTCGCGGCGCTGCAGCCCGGGGCCGACCTCCTCGTGGCCGGCTCCCACGGCGAGCTGCCGGCGCGCGACATCGGCGCGGCGCACGCCCTCTGGGGCTTCCCCGTGTTCGAGCGCCTCGGCCACTGCCACCGCGTCAACGTCGGGTACCGCGGGACGCTGGCGCTGCTCAACGACCTTGGCAATACGTCGATCCGCGCGTCGGCGCAGATCCGGCAAGACAGCGGAACCTCTCAGAGGAAAAGCCTGGCTCGACCAGGGCGCGGGCGACAAGCCTGCTCCTCTGATCCGCGCTTGCGCGCCGACGTGGACAACACGCGAAAGGAGCGCACACCATGAAGGTTGCCTTTGCGACCACGGACGGCCTGCTCGTGGACGAGCACTTCGGCCGGGCCGGCCGTTTCGCCCTCTACGATTTCCGCGCCGACGGCTACGAGCGGCTCCCCGACATGGTGTTCACCGAGGGACGGGACGCGGCCGTCGAGGCCACGCGCGGCGCCGGCCTGGAGCACGACCGCGCCGTCGAAGCCAAGGTCGAGCGTCTCGGCGACTGCCGTCTCGTCTACCTCACGCAAGTCGGCGGGCCTTCGGCGGCGCGGCTCACCCGGCGCGGCGTCATGCCGGTCAAGGTTCCCGAGCGTACCGTCATCCCCGAGGCCGCCGAGCGCCTCATGGAGCAGATCAGAACGTCGCCACCGCCGTGGCTGCGCCGCGCGCTGGCCGACGAAGAGGCACGCACCGACAACCCGACAGGAGAAGGAGCAGCGCGATGAAGATGATCAGGGCCATCGTCCGACCGGAGAAGGAGCACGACGTCGTGCTCGCCCTCGAGGGGGCGGGCTTTCCCGCCATGACCAAGGCGCACGTCTTCGGGCGCGGCAAGCAGAAGGGACTCCAGGTCGGGCCGGTGCGCTACGACCTGCTCCCGAAGGTGCTGCTCCTGCTCGTGGTCAACGACGGCGACGTCGATACGGTGCTCGGGATCATCACCGACACCACGAAGACCGGCTTCATCGGGGATGGGAAGATCTTCGTCAGCGGCGTCGACCAGGCGGTGACCGTCCGCACCGGAGAAGGGCTGTGAGGGAGCTGCTCGCGGTCATCCGCCAGGAGAAGGTGGGCGAGACGCTGGACGCCCTCTCCGCGGTCGGCGTCGACTCGGTCACCGTCCACACCGTCCATGGCCGGGGCCGGCAGGGCGGGAACATCATGGAGGAGGTGGACCCGCTCATGCGCGGGAACGTCGAGTCGGTCTCGAAGATCTGGAAATTCCCGACGCCCTCGAGCATGGCCGGCGCCTCCACGCTGACCAAGCCCGTCTGCTGGGTGCCGAAGAGCCTGCTGGACATCGTCGTCTCCGAGGTCCCGGTCGAGACAGTTGTCGGGGCCGTCACGCGGGTCAACCGCACCGGCCGACCCGGCGACGGGAAGATCTTCCTGCTGCCGCTCGAGAACGCGGTGCGCATCCGCACCAACGAGCGCGGCGACGCCGCCATCGTGTAGCGAAGGCCGATAGTGGCCCATCTGCGGCGTTGGACTCCTCCCGCCTCCCTGCGGCGGCCACGAGGCCGCCTCAGTCGCCGGGTCGTCGTCCGCCTTGCACCTGGACCATTCTCGGCCTTCGCTCAAGCACAGGCGCGCAGATGAAGCGAACGAAGGAGGATGCCCTGCGGGCGCACCGTGCTCGCGCTGATCGAGAAGCCGTTCGCGGGCGAGGACGAGTATGGCGACGCGATGGGCAACAAGGTGATGTCGGTGGCGGACCGGGGCGACTGCATCGGCTGCGAGGCCTGCGCTCGCGCCTGCGCCAAGCGATGCCACACGCACGCCCCGGCGGCGTGAGGGGGAGCCATGGGCATGACACTGTCGGAAGGAAGCGCCGCAGCGGCGACCGTGACCAAGGACGTGAGCGTCATCGAGTTCCACCCCTGCTTCAATCGCGGGGCGCACACCAAGTACGGGCGGATCCACCTCCCGGTCGCCCCGCGGTGCAACGTGCGCTGCGGTTACTGCGTCAGGAAGTTCGACTGCGTCAACGAGTCGCGCCCCGGCGTCGCCTCCGTCGTGCTCACGCCGGAGGCGGCAATGCAACGGGTGCGGGCCGTCGTCGAGCGCGACGGCCGGCTCTCCGTGGTTGGCGTCGCGGGACCCGGGGACCCGCTGGCGAACGACGAGACGCTGCGCGCCCTGCGCCTCGTTCACGCCGAGTATCCGCAGGTCACGCTCTGCCTCTCGACGAACGGGCTGCTGCTCCCCGAACGGGTCGAAGAGCTGCGCCGTCTCGGGCGGCTGACGCTGACCGTCACGGTCAACGCCGTGCGCCCCGGGACCGCAGCGAGGATCTACCGGTGGGCGCGCCTCGACGGCGTGACGCTCCACGGCATCGACGCCGGCATGCTCATGGTCGAGCGGCAATGGGAGGGGCTCCGACGCGCGGACGAGGCGGGCATCGTCACCAAGCTCAACAGCGTCCTGATCCCCGGGGTCAACGACGCCGAGATCCCCCTGATCGCGCAACGGGCCGCCGGTCTCGGCGTCCACGTCATGAACCTCACGCCGCTCATCCCCCAGGGCGACTTCGCCGGGGTGATGCCGCCGACGCCTGCTGACATTCACGCCATGCGCGAACGCTGTGCCCCGTTCCTGCCGCTCATCAACCACTGTCGCCAGTGCCGGTCCGACGCCTGCGGGATGCTCGGGGAGGACCGGGACATGGAGACCGAGACGCTCCTCGCACGCGTCGGCGAGGAGTACTGCGACACCGTATAGACCGCCGGAAAGGAAGATCATCATGAAAACGGCTGCCGCCCTGCTGCTTGCGGTGTTCGCGCTGACCGTGGCCCGTCCTGCGTCCGCCGCCGACCCCGCCCTCGTCTCCGCGGCGCTCAGTCTCAAGGCCGCCTTCACCGAGATCGGCGCCCTTGTCGCCTCGGCCGCCGGGGGGCCGCCCGCATTCAACTTCGGCGCTTCGGGGGACCTCGTGGCGCAGATCCGCGGGGGCGCCCCCGTCGACGTCTTCGCCTCGGCTTCCCCCAAGGACATGGACGATCTTGAAAGGTCCGGCATGCTCCGGCCAGGGAGCCGCGTCGACTTCGCGGCCAACGAGCTGGTGCTGGTCGTCCCCGCTGGCGCGGGCGGGCGGATCGCGAGGCTTGCCGATCTCGCCGCTGCGGGCGTCGCCCGGGTGGCCGTTGGCAACGCCGCCACGGTCCCCGCGGGACGCTATGCCGCCGAGGTTCTCGCGAGCGCCGGTTTGACCGCCGCGCTGCAGCCGAAGCTTGTCCCGGCCGAGAACGTGCGCCAGATCCTGGAATGGGTTGCCCGGGGCGACGTCGACGCCGGGATGGTCTATGCGACGGACGCGATGACGAGGCCGGGCGACGTCAGCGTCGCCGCCACGGCGCCGGCGGACAGCCACCAGCCGATCGTGTACCCGGTCGCGCTTCTTGCGTCCGCCCCGCGCCCGGACGCCGGCCGGGCCTTCATCGCCGCGGTGCTCTCTCCGGCCGGCCGGGCCGTCCTCGCCCGCCACGGCTTCAAGCCCGCGGTCGAGACCAGGTAACGGCCCCAGCGCAACACCGGGGGAGAGGCCATGCTCGACCACGCAGCGCTCTCGGCCCTCGCGCTCTCGCTGCGGGTCGCCGCCATCGCGACGGCCCTGGTGGCGCTCGCCGGCATCCCGGCCGGCTACCTCCTCGGCCGTCGCCGATTTCCCGGCCGCGAGCTGCTCGACGCTGCGATCACGCTGCCGCTGGTCCTGCCCCCCACCGTGGTCGGCTACTACCTCATCCTGCTCCTCGGCCGCAACGGGCTTCTTGGCGGCCCACTGCACCGCTGGACGGGCTGGAGCGTGATGTTCACCTGGGAGGCCGCCGTCGTCGCTTCCTTCGTCGTCGCGCTCCCGTTCATGATCAAGACGAGCCGGGCTGCGGTCGAGGCGGTCGACCCCATGTTCGTCGACGCGTCCCGAACCCTCGGCCACTCCGAGTTGTGGACGGCGT contains:
- the modA gene encoding molybdate ABC transporter substrate-binding protein, which produces MKTAAALLLAVFALTVARPASAADPALVSAALSLKAAFTEIGALVASAAGGPPAFNFGASGDLVAQIRGGAPVDVFASASPKDMDDLERSGMLRPGSRVDFAANELVLVVPAGAGGRIARLADLAAAGVARVAVGNAATVPAGRYAAEVLASAGLTAALQPKLVPAENVRQILEWVARGDVDAGMVYATDAMTRPGDVSVAATAPADSHQPIVYPVALLASAPRPDAGRAFIAAVLSPAGRAVLARHGFKPAVETR
- the modB gene encoding molybdate ABC transporter permease subunit yields the protein MLDHAALSALALSLRVAAIATALVALAGIPAGYLLGRRRFPGRELLDAAITLPLVLPPTVVGYYLILLLGRNGLLGGPLHRWTGWSVMFTWEAAVVASFVVALPFMIKTSRAAVEAVDPMFVDASRTLGHSELWTALRVTLPLARRGIAAGAILAFARAMGEFGATLMLAGNIPGRTSTMPLAIYGAVAGGEWGHAHALVALFTGISALALFGANWLVRGAA